In a single window of the Nicotiana tomentosiformis chromosome 10, ASM39032v3, whole genome shotgun sequence genome:
- the LOC138900129 gene encoding uncharacterized protein has product MEISFGEPSSLDGLLDNIPSRPGHETQIIEPKDFPTDKPLFLNILSSNLLINNNTNNISVQNDIEENLITIDETENSFEEESDIFIPITSADKEHIYKNWTSAFIVKVFGKRVCYQFLQNQLQAIWKPTEALSLIDLGSDYYLIKFNKLENYNKALHDGPWFIGKQFLTVRKWEPRFVASEASLTYSAIWARLPELPTKFYDYDILQKIGNKLGELIRIDTCTSSTLRGKYARLCILAPIEKPLKTHYYRKTLPKGIL; this is encoded by the coding sequence ATGGAGATTTCATTTGGGGAACCAAGCAGTCTTGACGGATTGCTTGACAACATCCCGTCAAGACCAGGGCACGAAACGCAAATCATAGAACCAAAGGACTTCCCTACTGACAAACCTTTGTTCCTTAACATTCTTAGCAGCAACCTTTTAATTAACAATAACACAAACAACATATCTGTTCAAAATGACATAGAAGAAAACTTAATCACCATAGATGAAACTGAAAATTCTTTTGAAGAAGAATCTGACATCTTCATCCCTATCACATCCGCGGATAAAGAACACATTTATAAAAATTGGACAAGTGCCTTTATTGTTAAAGTCTTTGGGAAGAGGGTGTGTTATCAATTCCTTCAAAACCAGTTACAAGCAATATGGAAACCAACTGAGGCCTTATCCCTCATTGACCTGGGAAGTGACTATTACCTTATAAAATTCAATAAGCTAGAAAACTATAACAAAGCTCTCCATGACGGACCTTGGTTCATAGGAAAGCAGTTCCTTACTGTTAGGAAATGGGAACCTAGATTTGTGGCATCTGAAGCCTCCCTAACTTACTCGGCCATATGGGCTAGATTACCTGAGCTTCCTACAAAATTTTACGACTACGACATCTTACAAAAAATAGGAAACAAACTAGGAGAACTAATCCGCATTGACACTTGCACTTCCTCAACTCTTAGGGGAAAATATGCTAGGCTTTGTATCCTAGCCCCGATTGAGAAACCTCTTAAGACACATTATTATAGGAAAACACTACCAAAGGGTATCTTATGA